TTATCAATTCCACGAACCAATAGAAGTAGTTTTTCTTTTTGATTCAGACGAACTCCATTGAAAAAACCTCGCTGTAACAGCGAGGTTTTTTCACTAATTAAATAGGTTTCTTTTGCAGTTTAAACCAGTAACCGCCCAATATGCTTGCTCCAATGACCATTGTGACCGTCGATAGGATCATGTGAATAGATGAGGCTACAACAACGTTGCCAGTTACCACAATCACGAATCCTACTACTGCATTTAACAGCAGTGAAAATAAATACAGCCAGGATAGCGTTACATGATATTTGAATTTAGATGCGTATATAACAAACCATACAGCCGCTACTAATATGACAATTGTTGCGACCCAGTGAAGAGAATATACCATATTTGCAATTGCTTCACTTTTGATCAGGTATTCGACTGCCGGAATATCAAGCATAACATTACTCGCACGACTGTGTTTGAAGAAGGCGCCTAAAATGACTTGCATAACGTAGATACTGAAACCTATTATAAACGTCCTGTAACTCATGGATATGGTGGACCAGCTCGTCCGACCCAGCTCAATTTTTTTCTCGTGAAGGCTATAGCTTAACAGTACAAGCACAATCAACAGAATTTGGCTGAACGTAACATCAAGCGTGGTAAAACCTGGAGGCGTACCTAGAAGAACATTAAAGCCTCCAACTAAGGATTGAAATACCAGCAAGCCCAAACTTAACATGGCTAAAATAAGCACAGTCTTACGTTTACGGTGTTTATATATTGCCCCGACCGCATTGATGAACGTAAGCACGGCGAGTAAAGGAACCATTAGCCGGTGAGAATATTCTATAAGAACGTGATAATCAGTAAAATCAGGTATGACTGAACCATTACAGAATGGCCAGGAGGTTCCGCACGCATCCCCGGAATTTGTCGCTACCACAAGGTTTCCAAGAATAAGAGCGAGGAACGTGACAAACGTAGTTAAAATTGAAAATTTCTTCATCGTCTTACCCTTTCTCTATATATAATGACGATCGTCAATACATTGCAGCATTCATATAAAATCATATCATGAAAGTCGAATAATAGAGAATGATAAACCCCATCATGCTCATGAACTTTTTGTGAACGAACGCTTTTTTCGGAATTTCTTCACAATTAAATAAACGAGGGAGAGAACAATGAGAAGCATATTGATCAATGAGAAGATATCTGCATAATATTCATCATTCCAATAAGACACCCTGCTTCTGAAAATATAGGAGCTGACCGGATAAAATAAGGGGACGGCATCCTCCACATGAGTAAGCAGGTCAACCACAATGTGGCCAAGCCAGCCATACATCAGAGCAGACATTTTTGTGAGCTTAAGGCCTTTCCAAACAAGAACGACAGTGAATATAACAATCCATATAAATATAGAATGACCAGCCTGCCGCAGAATACTCACTACTGGATGTTCAAACAAGTCATGAACAATTCCAAACAGGGATTTTAAAGGATCGGGGTCATCTATGACCTGAAATGCATTACGCGAAATACATAAGTATAGAAACATCACATAATAAACGATATCCGGTAAAATACTTCCAATTATAAACCAGCCAGTATGTTTTTGTTTTCGGCTCACAAAAAAAGTCCAGTACCCATGGTGAAGTGTATTCATTTCATCGTCTCCCCCTCTATTAGCTTGCAGCATACTTTTTCGTTTGAGTGGGACTAAGAAAAACAGAGACGACAGAAAAATAACAGTCGACTCTCATAGAAAAAGCCCACCTTGCAACAAAAAGGTGGGCTTAATTGACTCAGTTACTCTCTATCTTTAATTACCAGAATCGTTGGCAATTTTCCATGTTCCGAGACGTCTTGGATCTCCGCCGCCGTACATTTGGGTCACATCCCCATTCGTACGAATGCCAAGACCTTGTATGCCTCCATAGAATACGGGAGAATCGTGCGTGATAACAGAGTAATCCATTTCACTTCTTAAACGGTTTACAGCTCCCTGATCCACCATGTTTTCCAAGTGGACAACGTTATCTGCCGTATAGAACCGAGAACGACTGATTGCCTGCTGGAGTGTAAGCTTTTCGCCTTCCTCCGTTACTCCATACTCGTATTGAATCAGTGACTGAAGGAGCATTGCAGGAATTCTCGATCCACCAGGTGAACCAATACCTAGAACAGCACGACCGTCTTCAGCAAAAACTAATGGAGATACGAAAGAACGAGGCCGCTTACCAGGCTCATAGTCGTTCATAGCGCCATCTACGGTGTCAAAGTTACTCATTTGGTGGTTCATAAAGAACCCTTCAATGTAGCGACCAGATCCAAAGAATTTCCCAAGTGAGTTTGTCGCAGACACCATCATGCCATTCTTATCCACTACGACGAAATGAGTGGTGTTTCTGGAATCTGCTTTTTCACCAGGGGATGTAAGAATTTCAGCTGAACTGGTGAGTTCCTGGCCACCTATATCGAATTCTTCTTCGAATAACTGGTTGGAATAACTTTCAGATGTTAGTTTCTCCTGGTTCACGTCCACAAACTTAGGATCTCCCAGAGTATGGACACGGTCGGAATAAACACGGTTTACAATCTTATTCACAAGATGAATATAAATATCTTTATATTGAGGCTGGTTCACAACTTCCTGCATGTTTTCCGGCATGTTTCCAGCTAAAAATGCAGGAAGCTCCCCATTTTCATTTCCAAATTCTGTTCGCAGAACTTCATCCAGATTTTTATCTAATTTTTCAAGCATTTGTAGAGCCTGGATGACGATTATACCGGAAGTCGGTGAAGACCCGGCAAAGACTTGCTGACCATTAAAGTTACCAGAAGGGGCCACACGTTCTTCAACTTCGTAAGCTGCTAAGTCATTCGGTCCGAAGTTAACCTGTTGTTTAATCTTCTCAGCTATTTCACCTTGGTAAAATGCTTGCGGTCCGTTTTCCTGAAGCGTCTTAAGCGTGTTTGCCAGTTCATCCTGTATCAGTGTTTTATTCATCTCTAATGCCCGACCTTCTGGATAAAACTTATTAGATACCGCGGGATCTTCATTTCCGCTTTGGATAAATCTTCTGGAGTTTTGAAGCTGTTCGTGAAAGATCCGGCCGACTTTCACGCCATCTTCACTATGTGTCACTGCGTCATCTAACAGCGTGCTCCAATCCATGTTACTTCCGTAATCCTCATAAATAGCGCCCATCCCTTTAACAAATCCGGGCACCGCTATATCTCTATCAGGTCTCGCACCGCTTTGAGGAGCAGCTTCTCTATAGTCGTAGGTTTTAGCACC
The Halobacillus halophilus DSM 2266 DNA segment above includes these coding regions:
- a CDS encoding gamma-glutamyltransferase family protein, which translates into the protein MNYLKITYTIAAIVFIGLVGWNFYFEEEFDQFREPYTVEDRSETVEVSNADGENASKVYGVSAVHPLAVEAGMKVLDEGGNAAEAAIAVSFVLNVVEPYGSGMGGGGQMIVHEPGEGAKTYDYREAAPQSGARPDRDIAVPGFVKGMGAIYEDYGSNMDWSTLLDDAVTHSEDGVKVGRIFHEQLQNSRRFIQSGNEDPAVSNKFYPEGRALEMNKTLIQDELANTLKTLQENGPQAFYQGEIAEKIKQQVNFGPNDLAAYEVEERVAPSGNFNGQQVFAGSSPTSGIIVIQALQMLEKLDKNLDEVLRTEFGNENGELPAFLAGNMPENMQEVVNQPQYKDIYIHLVNKIVNRVYSDRVHTLGDPKFVDVNQEKLTSESYSNQLFEEEFDIGGQELTSSAEILTSPGEKADSRNTTHFVVVDKNGMMVSATNSLGKFFGSGRYIEGFFMNHQMSNFDTVDGAMNDYEPGKRPRSFVSPLVFAEDGRAVLGIGSPGGSRIPAMLLQSLIQYEYGVTEEGEKLTLQQAISRSRFYTADNVVHLENMVDQGAVNRLRSEMDYSVITHDSPVFYGGIQGLGIRTNGDVTQMYGGGDPRRLGTWKIANDSGN
- a CDS encoding zinc dependent phospholipase C family protein; translated protein: MNTLHHGYWTFFVSRKQKHTGWFIIGSILPDIVYYVMFLYLCISRNAFQVIDDPDPLKSLFGIVHDLFEHPVVSILRQAGHSIFIWIVIFTVVLVWKGLKLTKMSALMYGWLGHIVVDLLTHVEDAVPLFYPVSSYIFRSRVSYWNDEYYADIFSLINMLLIVLSLVYLIVKKFRKKRSFTKSS
- a CDS encoding COX15/CtaA family protein — protein: MKKFSILTTFVTFLALILGNLVVATNSGDACGTSWPFCNGSVIPDFTDYHVLIEYSHRLMVPLLAVLTFINAVGAIYKHRKRKTVLILAMLSLGLLVFQSLVGGFNVLLGTPPGFTTLDVTFSQILLIVLVLLSYSLHEKKIELGRTSWSTISMSYRTFIIGFSIYVMQVILGAFFKHSRASNVMLDIPAVEYLIKSEAIANMVYSLHWVATIVILVAAVWFVIYASKFKYHVTLSWLYLFSLLLNAVVGFVIVVTGNVVVASSIHMILSTVTMVIGASILGGYWFKLQKKPI